tcgttaaccgctgagccacgatgggaactcctgagcccaGCTTTGAGATGCTCTCTGCTTCCTACTCATGAACTGACAATGAGCAGAACCTAGGCCTTCTGCCCTCTCCCCCACGAAAGTGAGTGAGTTTACTTCCCAAGTGCATGACTACTCTGCTATGGTGATTCAGACTCACAGGCCTGGAGAGGAGAAAATGCATCTTCTAAAAGATATAGGAGCAGCATTAGAACAACAGAATTGGTAATCAGAAGTTTTGTACTTGAAGGGGGAGGGTTAGTGTCGGTATAATTAATTAATCTTTACACCAAATCAcactttttacttttgttgttaCTATGGCAGCTTTTGCTAACTTTCTTATTCTCCACTTGTGCTCTTTATGTGTTGGTATCAAAAAGATACTCACTTTTGTTCCCAGCTTTGTTTATGGaaatttgctttcttccttcctattgGATGTGAGTAAAATGGCTGTCTCTTCTAACCGTAAAGAAAATTTTTCCAGAGGACAGAGGAAGTTCAGTCTGAGGAGCAGTCCAGAGAACTGCCCAATAGTTGtactctgggtttttttggggcTTTTCCTCTGCCTTTATGCAAAGGTTGCGGGGTTTATCCTTGATGTATGTTGTCTCATGATTTGGGCATTGAACTTACTTGAGTGGACAGTGGTGTCATTTTAATCCATTTCTTATAGTTTGTAAATTTTGGTATTGTGATGGGTGGAAGCCACTTATTCTTCATCTACCCTTTTTTCAGTATCTGGCACCAATTCTGGCCCAGTCATTTGTGACCCATGGCTCTTGTGATATGCCGAAGATTTCCAGGCAGTTTCTGTGGAACGCCTTCCTGTCCAGCTCTAATCAAGAACCATATAAACAAGAAATTGCTTGATCAGACCTGTGAGGACTGTGTTCTGACTGCCAAAATGATCGGTACTGACACCAGAATGGCAGCCACTCTGAAGCTGTTAAAGCCTTTACGATATCGAGCATTTTGCAGTCCTTTTGCCTGCAGTGCAACCCAGAGTGTGGTAAGTTGGAATGTGGGCAGCTGCACATGGCACAAGAGACAGGACTCTCCAGAAAACAGTCTCTGCCACCCTCTCAGAAAAGTTAACATGTGTAGTACCTCTGCTTCTTGGAGGAGTCTCACTACCAGCAGGACCCTCCCCGGGTTGGAGTTCAGCAGGGCTTCTGCCTCTAAGGCCAGCACCTTGAAGCTGGGCTCACCCAGGGCCGGGAGAGTTGGTGAAGAGGATATAGAAACTTTTGATTCTTTTGAAGACCCTCGAATATTCCTACAGCTACGACCAGAATACCAGCTTCACAGCTATAACAGATCTGAGACTTGTCAGCCCTTGTCTGTTTCAGAAGGTGAACTAATTTTAAGCAAAGTCACAATTTATCAAGATAATCTCCAGCCTCAAATTATTGTTGATTATTTCTGTAAGCTGAGCTCTTTGCCTGCAGAGCAGCATCCTGTTTTGCTGTCCAGTGCCAGCTTTGCTGTGCTCTGCCAACTGAGCGTGAAAAACGTACAGCTCTTTGATGTCCCAGATCTGATCAGTATTTTGAAAGCATTTGTCACTTTAGGAATCCCTCATTCCCATTCAATGCTCGACGTATTTGAAACCAGATTTTGCCATAAGGTGTGGGAGATGAGTCTGGATCAACTTCTCTTGGTAGCTGACCTCTGGCGGAACTTGGGCCGCAGAGTACCTcggttttttaaaatcttttttagttATCTTAATTTGCACTGGAAAGATCTGTCCTTGACCCAGTTGATTCACTTAATTTATATTATAGGTGAAAGTCGTCAGGCACCCCAGGAGCTGATGCAAAAACTGGAATCATTGATCCTCAAGTACATAGATTTGATCAATTTAGAGGAAGTTGGTACAATctgtttgggattttttaaatcaagtagtAGTCTCTCTGAATTTGTCATGCGGAAAATTGGAGATATAGCTTGTGCTGACATGCAGCATCTGAGTAGTTATGCCTtagtaaatattcttaaaatgttccGTTTTACTCACGTGGATCATGTAAATTTCATGAAGCAGTTTGGACAGATTGCTCCTCAGCGAATTCCTTCCCTGGGAGTTCAGGGTGTCATGCACCTGACACTGGCCTGCTCGGCCTTACGCATCCTGGATGAAGGGGTGATGAACGCTGTGGCTGCTTCTTTGCCTCCTAGGGTAGCACACTGTCGAAGTAAAGATGTTGCCAAGATTCTGTGGTCATTTGGAACTCTGAATTATAAGCCACCCAATACAGAAGAGTTTTATTCCAGCCTGATAGATGAGATTCCCAGAAAGATGCCTGAGTTCAACCGATACCCAGAACACCTGCTCACTTGCCTGCTGGGCCTGGCATTTTCTGAGTACTTTCCAACAGAGCTCATAGATTTCGCTTTGAGTCCAGGGTTTGTCAGGTTAGCTCAGGAGAGAAGTAAGTTCGAAGTCACTAAGGAGCTGTATACTCTTGATGGTACAGTTGGCATTGAGTGTCCAGATTATAGAGGCAATCGCCTTAGTTCTGATCTTCAGCAAGAGGGGTCAGAAATGCTGTGGAATTTAGCAAAGAAGGATATGAGCGCAAAGCCCGAATTCCTAGAAGCTCTCTTTTTACTTCAGACCATGCTGGGTGGGCCCCAGTACATCAAACACCATATGATTTTGCCTCATACTCGATCCTCCGATTTAGAGGTTCAGCTTGATGTTAACATGAAGCCATTACCGTTTAACAGAGAAGCCACACCGATTGAAGATGTAGCCCAATTAAGGCTTAAGCATGTGGGAATCAGCCTTACAGATGATTTGATGAGTCAGCTACTACAAGGGAGAGCAAGAGGACACTCCCAGAGGGAAACAGAGTCAGACACTGGGCAGCAGCCCATGAAATTAGAGGCGGCGTCCATTCCTGTTGGGGGCTCCTTTTGCAATATGGCTGACAGATTGGGGGCCATGGAGATGGCTGGCCCGTGTCCTCCAGCTTCCGTGCAGGCGCCAAAACTGAAGCTGGCTATTCAGTTGACAAACAAGAACCAGTATTGCTATGGTTCCAGGCATCTGCTTGGACTGCACAACATGAAGAGGCGGCAGCTGAATCAGCTTGGGTACCGTGTGGTGGAGTTATCCCACTGGGACTGGCTCCCGCTACTGAGACGAACTCGCTTAGAAAAGCTGGCATTCCTCCATGAGAAAGTGTTCACCTCTGCTCTCTGAAGGGCCTTCAGAGTCATTTCAACTCACAGATGCTGGTGATGTGCACTGTGCCAGGTGTTGCGAAAGTTATAAAAGCCAGAATGTAGGTTTGGTAATAAAATCATCCGTTGAGGAGACTTGGTTGTGCTCTtgtctgtggcagatggaagcCATGGCAAATGTTACTGTGATTGATTGTAACCCGGTGCAGTTGTATACGTTGCTAATTTCTGCAGGTGAATAATAAacatcttaaaatttctcataGTCAAGTAATTtctatctcatttttctttttgcttaccAGCCTTATCTCATGGTTATTTTGAATTTTGGGGAGAAAAGTATAGTCAGGCATTGTCTAAAGCCcgttttaaaaaagtgattttcttATACATTGTCTTAAGAACCTTCTTGCAgcttcacttaaaatttttcacaATATTTCCCCCATGTATGTTTTCATCACATTCTCTAAagtatttctcattttcctttagaTTCAGTTGGTGGTCTTTGGTTGCTGGTTCTTCCTGTTTTAAAGAGCcattttagaattagcttgtgTCCTCTTAGCCCCCTCTTACTTGCATTTCTGCTTTTCTTGCATAACCTCCCTCCCCCCCAAGGTTATTTTCTCCCTAAAATTGGACCTAGAAGAGTAGAATTGTGAGTATCTCTTGGGCCAGTGGTTCCCAAGTCTGACTAGGCAGATGTTTTTCAGGGCGATTAACTCAGACAAGAAGGAAATGTGTTACTCCTATAATAGGAAGTCAAGGGCTTTAAGTTTGATTATATTAGAGCCACAAGCATAAGAagattttgtatgtgtgtatgtgtgtatatatatataaagcacaaAACAGATAACTTTTCAAAACACTTGGGATCTTtgagaatttgttttaaaatatactccTCCCACCGTTATTTAGGTTTTCTCTCAAAAGTCACTTCCCCATCTGTCCTTGGTACTCCATTGGCCTCTGATCATGCTCTCATCTCCAGCTTCATTTTCTTCACTGCATTCAGCAGTAGTAGAAattattctctatttatttattggtttccCAATAAATAAAAGTAGTCCCTTGAGTTAACTTTGTCTagaatttattggagttcccgttgtggcttagagggttacgaatccaactattatccatgaggatgcgggttcaatccctggcctcgctcagtgggttaaaggatccagtgttgctgtggctgtggtgtaggctggcagctccagctccagttccaccccctagcctggcaacttccatatgctgcaggtgcagccataaaaagcaaaaaaaaaaaaaaaaaaaaaaaaaaagtatctccagtgcctagaatGGGTCCTGGAACACAAGGTTTAGTGAGTGTATTCAGGGAATTTAGAGCAATTGGGCTTTGCTGCAGAGCTGggggtggaaggaagggagagggtggGGCTAGAAAGAGTATCTGGGTCACAGATGTGTTACAGCCTTGCCAAAGAGCCTAAGTTTACAGGGCTAGAGTGTCTCTAGAGGGTTCTAAGTCAGGGAGTAATTGAGCAGATTCAGCTGTTAGAAATGTTAGGTAAAGAGCAGGATGGAACTAGattgaggggtgggggtgtgtgagATAAATCAGGGAGAATATTTCACAAATGTATGCAAGAGCTCAAGGGAGAGACAGTGAGGGCCAAAATTATGGGAATGGAAAGTtgaaatttcagagttccttGTATGGGGAGAAAGACAAGACTTGCTCATTGATTGGATTGGGGAATGATGATTTTGTGCCTAGATTGATATGGAATCAGCAACTAAAACAGACTAAAGCAGGAAACATGTTTGGGTAGAGAGTTAAGGCTGAGTCTGCCTTGGTCATGCCGAGATAGTCCTATGGGCAGAAAGGTCCAGGCTGAGGTCTCAAGTGGGCATGAGGTCCAGTGGCAGAACCGTGAGTGAAATTGCCTCGGATAGGTGAAAAGTAGGTTATCGCAGATAGAGGGAAGAAGATGACCAAGAGTAGAATGCTAGAATTTAtaggagggcaaagcaaagggCTCCAGTgataaagacagaagaagaactgtcaaacttaggaaaaaaatagagctgTGGAAGTAAGTCTGGGTTCCCCAAGACTGCTCTCACTAGAAGGATTCACAGTTACACATTGTTATAGTGAAAGGATACAggttaaaatcagaaaaagagggagttcctttttttttttttttttttaacttcttaaggctgcacctgcatcatatggaggttcccaggctaggggtcgaatcggtctctgccacagccacagcaatgatggatccatgtctgcgacctataccacagctcatggcaacgccggatccttgacccactgctcagtgggtcgaggccagggatagaacctgcctcctcatggatgctagttgggttcgttaccgctgagccatgatgggaactcctgggggcaGAAGATACTGAATGTTGTTTACCTGTTGAGGAAAGGATCCAATAGAGATAAGTTGAAGAGATtgagggttcattaaccactgagccacgatgggaatttctgTGCTGTGTTTTGTTATACATAGTTTCTTAAGAGTAAAACtgtggcattcccgttgtggtgcagcagcaaagaatcaactaggaaccataaggctgagggtttgatccctggccttgctcagtgggttaaggatctggtgttgccatgagctgtgatgtaggtcgcagacgcagctgagagtggctgtggctgtggtgtaggccagcagctgtagctccaattcaacccctagcctgggaacctccatatgccttgagtgcagcccccacccccaccaaaaaaagagtagaaactGTGTTCACTTGTGCCTAGCAGAATGCCTTGCACTTGAAGGGTGAATTGGCTCCAAGTGTATAGCATTGCCAGCTTCTTTTGGGCCTACATCTGTGTTCTGGTCTTCTTGTGGCCCTCTCTGGTGGGTGACTGTGATACAGGCTGGGACAGCTGTCTTTCATTTTAACCAGCTGCAAGAACAATGCACCCAAGTCAGATTTTTTACTTGGATGGACAGGTAACTTAATTTAGAAATTATAAGAAGTATTGTACTTCTTTAAAAGCTGAAGTGCCCAATTTGTAAAATTGCTCAGTGCATTGGTATTCCACCCACTCTCTGAGGTTAAATGCTTTTCTCTTATTTGAcaggtaatcttttttttctctgtaacctATTTGAGCCTAGTCTTTAAAATACGTGTATCTGCCAGAATTACTTTCCATTATACTTTGATGAGACTCAAAAATAAGCTTGTATAACTCAGCTGTGGCAGCTTCTTTGCAAGCCAAGGGAACATGGATGTACAGATGTTCAGAAAGTGTCATGGTCACCTTATTCTCTTCTAAATTATTCCTCcacacttccccacccctaggtTCTGAGTCTTCAGCAGCAAAAAGCTTTGCTTGGCTGCTTTAAACTCCAGGAAAGCACAGACAGAAACCTTCCAGATAGGATGGCCAGTTTGTCCTACTTTGCTTGGGACTTTTTTGGTTTGAGCACTGCAAGTTCCATGTTCTGAAAAACTCAGTTTTGGGTAAACCATATGGATGGTCACCCTACCCTACCTTCTTCTCAGTTCTTTCCTTACCCTTTCCCTTCCTGGCCTGAATACAGGGAGCCAGAGGAGAAAGGTCTGTCTCCATCTGGACATCCAGCCCCTACAGAGGGGCGATCAGCTGCAAGAAATACTCTGAGCATGTTCCTCTTTATTTCACACTGAAGCCTCAGGAACCCAGTCCCATTGTTTATCTACTTAGAACTTAaacatacaaaaggaaaaaaacaatttatcCTACCACTccaatatgttatatattttaaatttctacactCCCAATCTATATGTACATATTCCTAGATACagatttttaacaaatgtatgATCTAATGCTTCTattattttgagttctttttttttattttttatatactttacATTTTCCTGCATAGTCATATCTATCACTTAAGTGACAGGTACATCAAGAATaaacatgttggagttcccattatggctcaatggaaatgaaccactaggatccatgaggataagggtttgatccctggcctcactcagtgggctggggatccggtgttgctgtgagctgtggtgtaggtcacagacatggcacggctcagatctggtgttggctgtggctgtgactggcagctatagctccagtttgacccctagcctgggaactccacctgtggccctaaaaaaagccaaataaaataaaatgcatatgttGCTCAAGTTTGTTTCTTACAGTGTGGGTGTTGGGATTAACTGGAATCTTCAGTTGAGGAACTTTAAGACTTCtgtggtagggagttcccatcatggctcagtggttaatgaacctgactaggtaggatccatgaggactcgggtttgatccctggccttgctcagtgggttaaggatctggagttgccgtgagctgtggtgtaggtcacagatgaggctcggatcccacattgctgtgtctctggcgtagaccggcagctctagctctaatttgacccctagcctagaaacttccatatgccgcatgtgtagccgtaaaaacacaaaagaaaaaaaaaaaaagacttctgtgGTAATAGAGTACTTGGATTTATaaaataagagggagttccctggtggtctagtagttaggattcGGTGCTTTCACCATTGTGGCCCGGGTTCAGTTCTTGGTCTGGtgactgagatcccacatcaagctgctgcacaccatggccaaaaaaataaaaataaaaaataaataaaaggatggtACAAGGGATCCTTGTGATGGGACTGTTCCGTATCTTGACTTTGGTACACAAAAAGTGATTATGTAAATCTATATACATAGAATAAAATTGCATAGAACCTAATACACAAGCGCACACAAATGAGCGCATGTAAAATGTGAAATCTGAGTAAGATGAGTGGATGTATCATTGTCAGTTTCCTGGTTGTAATGTTGAACTATAACTATGAAAGGTGTTACCATTGAAGGAAGCTGGTTAAAGGTTATGTGAGATCTCTGTATTGTTTCTTACCATGCACATGAATTAATGAATTAGTTGAATAacttatgccacacctgtggcgtggagaaattcctaggccagggattaagcccgcatcacagttgtgacctgtggcATGGctgaccagatccttaacccactgcgccacaagggcaCTTCCCACATGAATCTATTGTGaccttaaaattaaaagtttaattgaaatttttaaaaataaaagatttcttaGGAGATAGCTTTGAAATCCTTGTGAAATACTCAGCAATATGTTACACATagttcattttcctctttcatccTCTTAAAGAatctttcccttaaaaaaaaaataaagaaaatgtcaaggGAAAAACTGAGACTGctagtttatttttaagtagtttGTACTTTGGTATTCCTTTTTGATGTCTTCAGAAAGCTATTTGCAAAGATAACCCCTCATGCAGTGCAAAAAAAGGTAGTACAAACACGTCAGCCAGAGGACAGGGAAACCCTTTGATGGGTGAATTGCCTCTAAGTGGTTCAGAATTGCTGTTGTCATCTAGAAGGTTAATGGCAGACTTTTCATTAGTGTCATTTCTCTCCCTAGTTATAAGCCTTCCATGACTTCCCTCTGACCggtagctttcttttttctttttttttcttttttgtctttttgctatttcttgggttgttccctcggcatatggaggttcccaggctaggggtccaatcggagctgtagccactggcctacaccagagccacagcaactcgggatccgagccgtgtctgcgacctatgccacaggttacggcaacgcaacgccggatcgttaacccactgagcaagggcagggaccgaacccgcgacctcacggttcctagtcggattcattaaccactacgccacaacgggaactccttaccagTATCTTTCAAGTTCTTTTTTACCACAACTGTTAGTAAGAAATACCGTTTTCATCAAAACTCCAAATAAATGaaaggtaggtagatagatagggatatagtttcatacatacatatttttgaaactaAAGTTTCATAAAACGCTGCTTACCCTCAGGTATGGTGCActgacattttctttctattctacttaattttttttgctggGGTGGTGGAGGGCATACCTGCAACATTggaggttgccagactagggactgaacccaagccacaacagtgacctgaaccacagcagtgacaatgctgggtccttaactactaggccaccagagaactcctctacTTTTAAAAACTCTGGTTATGGCTCAGTAATAGAAGTTCTTGATTCTTGATCTGCAATTTGTAAAAATACTGCCTCAGCTCTCCAGGTAAAGGAGTCATGACATTCTGGGCCTCTCCATCACCTCCTTCTGCCtttccagccctgcctcctctaGCTAAGTGGCATATTCAGTATTTTTTGGATTTGCCTCACACGGTTCCATTTCTGTGCCTTGACTCTTACTGGTCCCTCTCTCTAGTGccctttccattttgttcttgttcttgCCTCTGGGCTCCTATGGTCAAGCACATACTGTCCAATTTGCCAATAGTGTGTAGTATCTGTCCTTCAGAGTTGCCTGTGAGGTCAGGCATGTGTCTTGATTGTCTCTAGTCTAAACGTTACTCCTATAAGTTCTTGCCTGACTTTTGGGTATACTTTTAGCCATTGTTTCCGTCTTTTTATCAAAAGCTgcaataagaaatacattttaggagttcccgttgtggctcagtggttaacgaatctgactaggaaccatgaggttgcaggttcgatccctggccttgctcagtgggttaaggatccggcgttgctgtgagctgtgacgtaggtggcagacgcagctcagatctggtgttgctgtggctgtggtgtaggccggtggctacagctccaattcgacccctagcctgggaacctccatatgccacagaagcggccctagaaaaggcaaaaagataaaagtaaaataaaagaaaaagaaatacattttagaaaagaaaaaaaatacattttatattgaaCCTAATATATACATTTGATATATTTGTATAAAACTGAAGCAAAAGTCTCATGAAATAATGCACTCTGTGCACTTTGGTATTGTGTACTcttttagtttgtatttcttttcttcaatCCATAACTTCGTTACAAAACCACAAATTTGAAAACCATTGTTTTAGGCCATCCTTCCCCACTCTGAATGTCATCTGTGGAAAGTTCTCTTTCTTCCATAATCTTTCTTCCATAATCACTGTTGGAAGGAAGTCTGTAATGCCTCAAGACTTGAGGACGggaccattttatttctttttttttttttttttttttttggagttctatagcgatgcagcaggttaaggatcaagtattgtcactgcagcagatcGCTGCTGTagtgtgaatttgatccctggctcaggaacttccacatgccacaggtgtggccaaaaatttttatttttgttttttcccctcacaaaAGGACTTATAGagaatatttattgcagcatttttttcatggtaaaaaaaattacaggtcaGTGGAGAAATTGTGTTT
The sequence above is a segment of the Sus scrofa isolate TJ Tabasco breed Duroc chromosome 17, Sscrofa11.1, whole genome shotgun sequence genome. Coding sequences within it:
- the FASTKD5 gene encoding FAST kinase domain-containing protein 5, mitochondrial, giving the protein MALVICRRFPGSFCGTPSCPALIKNHINKKLLDQTCEDCVLTAKMIGTDTRMAATLKLLKPLRYRAFCSPFACSATQSVVSWNVGSCTWHKRQDSPENSLCHPLRKVNMCSTSASWRSLTTSRTLPGLEFSRASASKASTLKLGSPRAGRVGEEDIETFDSFEDPRIFLQLRPEYQLHSYNRSETCQPLSVSEGELILSKVTIYQDNLQPQIIVDYFCKLSSLPAEQHPVLLSSASFAVLCQLSVKNVQLFDVPDLISILKAFVTLGIPHSHSMLDVFETRFCHKVWEMSLDQLLLVADLWRNLGRRVPRFFKIFFSYLNLHWKDLSLTQLIHLIYIIGESRQAPQELMQKLESLILKYIDLINLEEVGTICLGFFKSSSSLSEFVMRKIGDIACADMQHLSSYALVNILKMFRFTHVDHVNFMKQFGQIAPQRIPSLGVQGVMHLTLACSALRILDEGVMNAVAASLPPRVAHCRSKDVAKILWSFGTLNYKPPNTEEFYSSLIDEIPRKMPEFNRYPEHLLTCLLGLAFSEYFPTELIDFALSPGFVRLAQERSKFEVTKELYTLDGTVGIECPDYRGNRLSSDLQQEGSEMLWNLAKKDMSAKPEFLEALFLLQTMLGGPQYIKHHMILPHTRSSDLEVQLDVNMKPLPFNREATPIEDVAQLRLKHVGISLTDDLMSQLLQGRARGHSQRETESDTGQQPMKLEAASIPVGGSFCNMADRLGAMEMAGPCPPASVQAPKLKLAIQLTNKNQYCYGSRHLLGLHNMKRRQLNQLGYRVVELSHWDWLPLLRRTRLEKLAFLHEKVFTSAL